From the Butyrivibrio fibrisolvens genome, one window contains:
- a CDS encoding DUF3431 domain-containing protein, which yields MNKTDTFFLIHNYNSDPKELLEYCKDYLIIDCSDDSKTPDILKSSGYNYITLPNTGQNITSYFHFFIDNYDSLPDHIALLKGHIIGRHVSKDYFDRVYDNKWFTYLYQEKNMWNRYGKSGDENSIASLLSEDGYLELNNSWYMNQSHEYRYFYNMDDFYRFVYKDPIIPRYCTFSPGGCYIVYKEQILKNSKTFYKNLNKLMEYRKEINFPAEAFLVERLMPWIFTSRLEVNPWMDDEEKFDYMLTKCEESVNLYREWNSLHLKRFRIMLGAKEPIFLQPDDQTSKNSCHLCK from the coding sequence ATGAACAAAACAGATACATTTTTTCTAATTCATAATTACAACTCAGATCCCAAAGAGCTTCTTGAATATTGCAAAGATTATCTTATCATAGACTGTTCTGACGATAGCAAGACACCTGATATCTTGAAGAGCTCAGGCTATAATTATATAACTCTTCCAAACACCGGTCAAAACATCACCAGCTATTTCCACTTTTTTATAGATAATTATGACAGCCTCCCTGATCATATCGCACTTTTAAAGGGGCATATCATCGGAAGACATGTTTCAAAAGACTATTTCGACAGAGTCTATGACAATAAATGGTTCACATATCTCTATCAGGAAAAAAACATGTGGAATAGGTATGGGAAAAGCGGTGATGAAAACTCGATAGCTTCACTCTTGTCCGAAGATGGATATCTGGAACTAAACAATTCCTGGTACATGAATCAGAGCCATGAATACAGATATTTCTATAACATGGATGATTTCTACAGATTCGTATACAAAGACCCTATAATCCCCAGATACTGTACTTTCAGCCCCGGTGGCTGCTATATAGTCTATAAAGAACAGATTCTCAAGAATTCCAAGACCTTCTATAAAAACTTAAATAAGCTGATGGAATACAGGAAAGAAATTAACTTCCCTGCAGAAGCCTTCCTTGTAGAAAGACTAATGCCCTGGATCTTTACTTCAAGACTTGAAGTAAACCCTTGGATGGACGATGAAGAAAAGTTCGACTATATGCTTACAAAATGCGAAGAAAGCGTCAACCTGTACAGAGAATGGAACAGCCTTCATCTTAAAAGATTCAGGATCATGCTAGGAGCCAAAGAACCGATATTCCTGCAACCGGATGATCAAACATCTAAAAATAGCTGCCACCTATGTAAATAA
- a CDS encoding MBOAT family O-acyltransferase, which yields MLFEITTILFITIVLLIYYLCPARLRRLVLILSSIYYIGSLSISSLVHILIITMICFLAGQFIEIFSDIKDPDPKKAKIVFITSLSFLIANLFAWKYMPWIHTFGIWVPNIYIEKVIPVGLSFYTFQAISYLADVKTKKIRACKNLMTFLTYMIWFPKLTSGPIERYPDFKRRLYDSKLMDLFKVDCIRKGFSFIMPGIFMKLVIADRLGLVVDMVYETPANYGRLAIILTVILYSLQIYCDFAGYTYIICGISELFGISLTSNFKTPYLATNIKEFWRCWHISLSSFYKDYVYIPLGGSKKGNSIRIRNVMIVFILCGMWHGAGPAFLIWGALHGIYNLLNDVFK from the coding sequence ATGCTATTTGAAATAACTACTATACTGTTTATCACAATAGTCCTTCTCATATATTATCTATGTCCTGCCAGACTCCGCAGGCTGGTTTTGATCCTATCAAGTATATATTATATAGGTTCATTAAGCATTTCTTCTCTGGTTCATATTCTTATCATAACCATGATCTGCTTTTTGGCCGGACAATTCATCGAGATCTTTTCAGATATTAAAGACCCTGATCCTAAAAAAGCTAAAATAGTCTTCATTACAAGCCTTTCTTTTCTGATCGCAAATCTCTTTGCATGGAAGTACATGCCTTGGATTCATACTTTTGGTATATGGGTTCCAAATATATATATAGAAAAGGTAATACCCGTAGGACTCTCATTCTATACATTCCAGGCTATAAGCTATCTTGCTGATGTCAAAACCAAAAAGATAAGAGCATGCAAGAATCTTATGACCTTCTTGACCTATATGATATGGTTCCCAAAACTCACAAGCGGACCTATAGAGCGCTATCCTGATTTTAAGAGAAGGCTCTATGACAGTAAGCTTATGGATCTTTTTAAAGTAGACTGCATCAGAAAAGGCTTTTCATTCATAATGCCCGGAATCTTCATGAAGCTGGTTATAGCTGACAGGCTAGGGCTTGTAGTTGATATGGTATATGAAACTCCTGCAAACTACGGACGTCTTGCCATCATACTAACAGTGATACTGTACAGTCTTCAGATCTACTGCGATTTTGCCGGGTATACTTATATCATATGCGGTATATCTGAGCTATTCGGTATAAGTCTTACTTCGAATTTCAAAACGCCATATCTTGCAACTAACATCAAGGAATTCTGGAGGTGCTGGCATATATCCCTTAGCTCTTTCTACAAAGACTATGTTTACATCCCGCTAGGCGGCAGCAAAAAAGGGAATTCCATCAGAATCCGAAATGTGATGATCGTTTTCATCCTGTGCGGAATGTGGCATGGGGCAGGACCCGCATTTTTAATATGGGGAGCTCTGCATGGCATCTATAACCTTCTAAATGATGTATTCAAATAG
- a CDS encoding ATP-grasp domain-containing protein has product MRLKMNILFCSVGRRCELLKDFRNTLGEDLRIVVTDNSPYAPALAFADSSYKVPLITDENYIPMILDICRKEKIDAVTTLIDPEISILADHREEFKTLGVEVLAPYKETAKLCFDKYEMFKYLKEKGIRTVMTYGSLEEFMPDYNSGKIAFPVFVKPRTGSGSVGARKVASMELLEELMSRDPSLIIQELMTGKDMDADIYVDTISHEPVAIFSKKKISTTIGGANKTISFKDDALFDFVKKALTVFEFNGPLDMDLWFQDGEYYLSEINPRFGGAYLHAYGAGVDFPSFIYKNVIDGKANEPVIGQYDEDVVMMMYDSVVIDTLNNLTGRMKEI; this is encoded by the coding sequence ATGAGGTTAAAGATGAACATTTTATTTTGCAGTGTAGGAAGACGCTGCGAATTACTTAAGGATTTTAGAAATACACTTGGAGAGGATCTTCGTATAGTAGTAACAGACAATAGCCCTTATGCACCGGCTCTTGCCTTTGCTGATTCCAGTTATAAGGTTCCGCTTATCACAGATGAGAACTATATCCCTATGATCCTTGATATATGCAGGAAAGAGAAGATTGATGCAGTTACAACTCTTATAGATCCTGAGATCTCTATTCTCGCAGATCATAGAGAAGAGTTTAAGACTCTTGGCGTTGAAGTTCTAGCTCCCTATAAGGAGACTGCAAAGCTTTGCTTTGACAAATACGAGATGTTCAAATATCTCAAAGAAAAAGGCATTAGAACGGTAATGACTTATGGCTCATTAGAAGAGTTTATGCCGGATTATAACAGTGGCAAGATTGCATTCCCAGTCTTTGTTAAGCCAAGGACCGGAAGCGGTAGTGTTGGTGCCAGAAAGGTTGCCAGCATGGAACTTCTGGAAGAGCTCATGAGCAGGGATCCTTCTCTTATAATTCAGGAACTTATGACTGGCAAGGACATGGATGCTGATATATATGTTGATACCATAAGCCATGAGCCTGTAGCTATTTTTTCCAAGAAGAAGATATCTACTACAATAGGCGGTGCCAACAAGACTATCAGCTTCAAGGATGATGCTCTTTTTGATTTTGTTAAAAAGGCTCTTACAGTATTTGAGTTTAATGGACCTCTTGATATGGATCTGTGGTTCCAGGACGGCGAGTATTACCTCTCTGAGATCAATCCTAGGTTTGGCGGTGCGTATCTCCATGCATATGGAGCAGGTGTAGACTTCCCTAGCTTTATATACAAGAATGTTATAGATGGGAAAGCCAATGAACCTGTAATAGGTCAGTATGATGAAGACGTTGTTATGATGATGTATGACAGTGTCGTTATCGATACCCTTAACAATCTCACCGGTAGAATGAAGGAAATCTGA
- a CDS encoding ArnT family glycosyltransferase encodes MSAVLLSKPLVTYEGAADSLTSELGILLPEFPDHPQEGIYADNSLSDSSIGITTDSHTLPAGSYNITVYYIAESNMNTLTLRTSDTYHPVVSGYDHISIPKSDGSGYSFAINSLTSLKDLTVTLDFEGDGYIYVTGYKIEGTRHLSSHIIEAAFLILVMINIVVIFLCKHSSKDHIPPKDISKDNSVSFFNNTRSYDIAALIIIIIGALVRMIQLGYIPGWGGVAQDEAFAGYEAYSLLHYGIDSHGYHMPVYLEAWGSGMNALATYLEIPFIKLLGLNSLSIRIPHMIIGILILPAFYGCCKAARNESFGLIGLFILAISPWNIIASRWGLEANLLPAFLVFGMYYMLKAAKNRYMIYPSMICYGLSLYCYAAAWPVIPLIIGCSLIYLIIKRYIYPDKHLFIAILILGIIASPLLLFVLINTDHLVEIVTPLISIPRLTVFRSSEVALTPSVMMQRLCEMFNMLFITQDDGLGVNAVPGYGLYYIIGPIFIVIGLIASVYKIFKSTVTKNDIVSLNTLFIIWFIWCLLHGCLVESDLTRINVIYVPLTYLIAEGIYTVIALTGTLIRPGTNIRLPMITASAIITVLFAICFVKFEITYMSDDYNTDNVMRYDHGLAKCLEEAHELGSEDININILYPLILFEDKIPAPYYIDSVIYKDVHAAFLEPESFGDYNVGSFTDTPPQVDSVYICKANDTESIAYFTDNNMQQTQYGTYIIALIE; translated from the coding sequence ATGTCTGCAGTACTGCTATCAAAACCTCTTGTAACTTATGAAGGGGCTGCCGATAGCCTTACTTCAGAACTTGGAATACTGCTTCCGGAATTCCCCGACCACCCGCAAGAGGGAATATATGCCGATAACAGCCTTAGTGATAGCAGCATCGGTATAACGACAGATTCTCATACTCTACCTGCCGGTTCATACAATATAACAGTCTACTACATAGCTGAGAGTAACATGAATACCCTCACCCTGCGAACATCAGATACTTATCATCCTGTAGTATCAGGATATGACCATATATCTATACCGAAAAGTGACGGATCCGGATATTCTTTTGCCATTAATTCTCTCACAAGTCTTAAAGATCTTACTGTTACACTTGACTTTGAAGGAGATGGGTACATATATGTTACAGGATACAAGATCGAGGGGACCCGTCATCTAAGTAGTCACATAATAGAGGCTGCATTCCTTATACTAGTAATGATCAATATAGTGGTCATATTCCTCTGCAAGCATAGCAGCAAAGATCATATACCTCCAAAAGACATTTCTAAAGACAATTCAGTCTCATTTTTTAATAACACTAGATCATATGATATAGCAGCTCTTATCATCATAATAATAGGAGCGCTGGTCCGTATGATACAGCTTGGATATATCCCGGGATGGGGCGGCGTAGCTCAGGACGAAGCCTTCGCAGGATATGAAGCATATTCACTTCTTCATTATGGTATAGATTCACACGGATACCATATGCCGGTCTACCTGGAAGCCTGGGGAAGCGGGATGAACGCACTTGCAACATATCTTGAGATCCCATTTATAAAACTTCTGGGACTTAACAGCCTGTCCATACGAATTCCTCATATGATAATAGGGATCCTGATACTCCCTGCATTCTATGGATGCTGCAAGGCTGCGCGAAATGAAAGTTTTGGACTTATAGGACTATTCATACTGGCTATAAGTCCATGGAATATCATCGCATCAAGATGGGGGCTTGAAGCCAATCTCCTACCTGCATTCCTCGTATTTGGAATGTATTATATGCTCAAAGCTGCCAAGAACAGATATATGATATATCCCTCCATGATATGTTATGGTCTGTCTCTATACTGCTACGCAGCAGCATGGCCTGTCATACCTCTTATCATAGGATGCAGCCTTATATACCTTATCATCAAGAGATACATATATCCTGATAAGCATCTATTTATAGCTATATTGATCCTAGGAATAATAGCATCACCACTACTACTGTTCGTACTGATCAATACAGATCACCTTGTTGAAATCGTGACTCCTCTTATATCAATACCAAGACTTACGGTATTTAGAAGTAGTGAAGTTGCTCTGACACCTTCAGTTATGATGCAGCGATTATGTGAGATGTTCAATATGCTATTCATAACTCAGGATGACGGACTTGGAGTCAACGCTGTCCCGGGATATGGTCTGTACTACATTATAGGACCTATATTTATAGTCATTGGATTAATTGCATCAGTATACAAAATATTCAAGTCTACAGTCACCAAAAATGATATCGTATCTCTGAATACGCTCTTCATCATATGGTTTATATGGTGCCTGCTCCATGGATGCCTTGTTGAGTCTGACCTTACACGTATAAATGTAATATATGTACCGCTTACCTATCTCATAGCAGAAGGAATATATACTGTAATCGCATTGACAGGCACATTGATCAGACCCGGTACAAATATCAGGCTCCCTATGATAACTGCCTCGGCAATAATAACTGTGTTATTTGCTATATGTTTTGTTAAGTTCGAGATCACATATATGTCAGATGACTATAACACAGATAATGTAATGCGATATGATCATGGCCTTGCCAAGTGCCTTGAAGAGGCTCATGAACTAGGAAGTGAAGATATCAACATCAACATCCTGTATCCACTGATACTATTTGAAGATAAAATACCGGCTCCTTATTATATCGATTCCGTCATATACAAAGATGTACATGCTGCATTCCTCGAACCGGAAAGCTTTGGAGATTATAATGTAGGAAGCTTTACAGATACACCGCCACAAGTCGACTCAGTTTATATATGTAAAGCAAATGATACTGAATCTATCGCCTACTTCACAGACAATAATATGCAGCAGACACAGTACGGAACATATATTATAGCTTTGATAGAATAG
- a CDS encoding glycosyltransferase family 4 protein translates to MANYANGLYLFRKELVESFIADGHEVYVSVPFDDNCIKLERLGIKLIKTNLDRHGVNPLKDQALFRSYLKMMKELKPDVVLTYTIKPNIYGGFAARLKKIPYICNITGLGKAIEGGGLLSKVLIKLYKISTKKAVRVFFQNEKNRKVMQDRGIALNNSDLLPGSGVNLTEHPFREYPPETDGIRFLAVVRIMKDKGIREYLDMAEDISNRHPEAHFELVGEYEEDERALYEPRINDLVARGILKYYGHIDNVEEVMTRSHVVVHPSYHEGMSNVLLEAGACGRPILCSNINGCKEAVDEGVSGFLFEPEDVSLLTASVEKILSLDESSRREMGALGRRFIERSFDRNIIIGKYKDLLNRIKD, encoded by the coding sequence TTGGCAAACTATGCAAACGGACTCTATTTGTTTAGAAAAGAACTTGTAGAGTCCTTTATTGCGGACGGACATGAAGTATATGTATCTGTTCCCTTTGACGACAATTGTATAAAGCTTGAAAGACTAGGAATTAAGCTTATAAAGACGAATCTTGACAGGCATGGAGTCAATCCCCTTAAAGATCAGGCACTTTTTAGATCATATCTTAAGATGATGAAAGAGCTAAAGCCTGACGTAGTCCTAACATATACGATCAAGCCCAACATTTACGGAGGATTTGCAGCAAGGCTTAAGAAGATTCCTTATATCTGCAATATCACCGGACTTGGCAAAGCTATCGAGGGTGGCGGCTTACTTAGCAAAGTTCTTATAAAGCTGTACAAGATATCTACTAAGAAGGCAGTAAGAGTATTCTTCCAGAATGAAAAGAACAGGAAGGTCATGCAGGATAGGGGCATAGCCCTTAATAATTCTGACCTCTTACCTGGATCCGGAGTCAATCTGACTGAGCATCCCTTTAGAGAGTATCCGCCGGAAACTGATGGGATAAGATTCCTTGCAGTGGTACGTATCATGAAAGACAAGGGCATAAGAGAATATCTTGATATGGCGGAGGATATCTCTAATAGGCATCCTGAAGCACATTTTGAGCTTGTTGGAGAATACGAGGAGGATGAAAGAGCATTGTACGAACCTCGTATTAATGACCTTGTTGCAAGAGGAATTCTGAAGTATTACGGTCATATAGATAATGTTGAAGAGGTCATGACAAGATCTCATGTTGTAGTACATCCATCTTATCATGAAGGCATGTCCAATGTTCTCTTAGAAGCAGGAGCTTGTGGAAGACCGATCCTGTGCAGTAACATAAATGGTTGTAAGGAAGCGGTTGACGAAGGCGTGAGCGGGTTCTTGTTCGAACCTGAAGATGTATCATTGCTTACAGCTTCTGTGGAGAAGATACTATCACTTGATGAGTCTTCTCGAAGAGAGATGGGAGCTTTAGGCAGGAGATTTATTGAACGAAGTTTTGACAGGAATATTATCATAGGCAAGTACAAAGATCTATTGAACCGGATTAAGGATTGA